In Mariluticola halotolerans, one DNA window encodes the following:
- a CDS encoding site-specific tyrosine recombinase XerD, with the protein MADDHLIGAFLEMMSAERGAAANTIAAYQRDLADYCGFLNAVDGSARTAKRPLVIAYLERLEAEGLSAASVARRLSALRQFHRFLLAEGISGDDPTRIIASPKARRGLPKILSVEEVDALLALAETEAEAEDPLSAKGVRARRLYVLLELLYATGMRVSELVSLLRSAVMRDASFLTVTGKGERERVVPLNDRSRDALMAWVKTLEAGRFLFPADGQSGHLERQVFARDLKALAGRAGIASARVSPHVLRHAFASHLLQGGANLRIVQMLLGHADISTTQIYTHVLDARLRELVEKHHPLSDD; encoded by the coding sequence ATGGCCGACGATCACCTGATCGGCGCTTTCCTTGAAATGATGAGTGCGGAGCGCGGCGCGGCGGCCAATACGATTGCCGCCTATCAGCGCGATCTTGCCGATTATTGCGGGTTTCTCAACGCGGTTGACGGGTCGGCGCGCACGGCAAAACGGCCATTGGTGATTGCCTATCTGGAACGGCTGGAGGCGGAAGGCCTGTCGGCGGCATCGGTGGCGCGGCGGCTGAGCGCCTTGCGGCAGTTTCACCGGTTTTTGCTCGCCGAGGGGATCAGTGGTGACGACCCGACCCGAATCATTGCCTCGCCGAAAGCGCGCCGGGGCCTGCCCAAAATTCTGTCTGTGGAGGAAGTGGACGCCCTGCTGGCGCTGGCGGAGACCGAGGCCGAGGCTGAGGATCCGTTGAGCGCGAAGGGGGTGCGGGCCCGGCGACTTTATGTGCTGCTGGAACTTTTATATGCGACGGGCATGCGGGTGAGTGAACTGGTCAGCCTGTTGCGCAGTGCGGTGATGCGGGATGCATCGTTTCTGACGGTGACGGGCAAGGGGGAGCGCGAACGCGTTGTGCCGCTGAATGACCGGTCGCGGGATGCGCTGATGGCCTGGGTCAAGACACTGGAGGCGGGGCGTTTTCTGTTTCCAGCCGATGGGCAGTCCGGCCATCTGGAGCGGCAGGTTTTTGCCCGGGACCTGAAAGCTTTGGCGGGTCGGGCGGGGATTGCCAGTGCCCGTGTGTCGCCCCATGTGCTGCGTCACGCCTTTGCCAGCCATTTGTTGCAGGGCGGGGCCAATCTGAGAATTGTGCAAATGCTGCTCGGACATGCAGATATTTCCACCACACAGATATATACCCATGTTCTGGATGCGCGGTTGCGTGAACTGGTAGAGAAACATCATCCCCTTAGCGATGACTAG